A window of Sedimentibacter sp. MB31-C6 genomic DNA:
TTTGCCATTTGTTGTACAATAGTAATATACCGCTGAAAGAAAGTATTAGCTTCATTGCTTACTCCATGTGCAGTTTCATATAGTATTTCTTTTTCATTATCACTGAAATGATTATTGACCATTACACTTATAATTGCACCCGTAACAGAAAAAACTAATAAACATACAATGAATAATACTAACAATAGTTTTCCTTTTATACTTTTTGCACCGGTTTTGTTAACGTTTTCACGAACTCTGCTTTTGTTTTTAAATTTCATTATAATACCTCCTCGTTAATCACTGTTATATTAATTATCGTATTTATATTTAAAAAAATTAGTTTTATAAGCAAAAAACAAGTTTTCCATCTGAAAACTTGTTTTTCAATAAATGTATACAATTAAGATCTTCGGACATTGAAAAAAACGGGACGCATAAAATCGCCCCCTACATTACTGCTATTGCATCGATTTCAATATTAGCATCTTTAGGAAGTCTTGCTACTTCTACGCAAACTCTAGCGGGTTTATGATCCTTAAAAAATTCTCCATACATTTCATTTATTAATCCAAACTGATCCATGTTTTTAATATAAACTGTACATTTTACCACATCCTTAAGAGAAGCTCCACTCTCTTGTAAAATAGCTTGAATATTTTGTAAAGAAATCTTAGTTTCTTCTTTAATGTCATTTCCTTTGTATAAATCCCCAGTATATGGATTAATTGGCAGTTGTCCTGATACATATATAGTATTACCAGCCTTTATTCCCTGAGAGTATGGCCCTACTGCTGCAGGTGCATTTTTAGTTTGTATTACTTCTATTGACATATAAACCTCCCTATTTCCAATTTTTTATACCATATTGTTCAACATCTAAAGAATTATTATCGAGCCATAACGATTCTAAATCATATATATCTCTTTCTTCTCTATGAAAAATATGAACAATAATGTTATCTGTTTCTAATAATATCCATCTTCCAGTTTCAAAACCTTCTTTATGATAAAAATTCATGCCTTCCTTTAATCCTCTATCCAGTACTTCATCTGCAATTGCAACAGTTTGCCTTTCATTATTACCACTGCAAATTATAAAGTAATCAGTTATGGAACTAATTTTAGAAACATCTAATACTACAAAATTATAAGCTTTTTTATTATCACATGCATTTAAAATTACTTCAATTCTTTTTTTGTCGTCTAAATTCAAATTTTACCTCCTTTCTTTAAATATTTTAACGCCTTTAATGATTCCTCGTCAAGTTCAAAATTCCTCTTTTTTACATAATTAATTGTATTCTCTAATGATTTAACTATCGCTTTATCGAGATCTTCATATGCTATTTTTCGAAGTTCTTCTACACCTTCATAATTTCTGGATTGTTCAATTTTATCCGCAATAAAAATTATCTTTTCTAAAGTATTCATTGATTCTTTACCTGTAGTATGACATTTTATTGCATTTAACACATTTTCATCATATACATTAAAAAAGTCCTTTGCTAATTCTGCTCCGTCTTTAGAATGGGAAATATTATCGCCAGCTTTTTTTGATTTAGCACAATCATGTAGAAGTCCTGCTAATTTTGACTTATTAATATCTTCATTATATTTAACTGCAAGTTTTTCTGCTTCTTCCATAGTTCTTACACAATGATTAAAAACTTTAGAAGTAGTAATACTTTTAAGTTTTATTTTAATTTGCTCTATATCATTATTATTTAAAGTATAAATACTATTTTTAATTATGTACTGTTCTACTATCTCTGGTAGCAAATATTTTGATGTTTTTCCATATTTAAATCTTTGCCTAATATCTGTAGAAGAAATTTGCAACATAGGAACCTGTAAGATTTCAATATTAGCTTTGTATTTTTCTTTTATTTCATTAATTTTCAATTCAACTTCATTCTTATTATTTCCAGGCCTTGAAACCGCTATAAATTTACATAATTTAAGTAAAGTTTCTGGCTTATACCAAGTAGATATTTCTATTATAGCATCCATACCTGTTATAAAATAAAACTCAGTATTTTTATAATGTTTTTGAAGTTCTACAATTGTATTCAGAGTATAGCTTTTACCTGGTTTATTAATTTCAATATCAGATACAGTAAATTTATCATTTGTTACTATAGCTAAATTAGTCATTAAATATCTATCATACGAACTTGCACCAATCCCATTTTTATGTGGAGGGTTTCCAGCTGGTATAAATATTATTTTCTCCAAATTATATATATTTAATACCTCGTTTGCAATAACCAAATGACCAAAATGTATCGGGTCAAATGTACCTCCCATAATTCCAATTCTCTTGTTTTTCATGCTAACTCCTCATATGTTTTCCTATTAAATATATAGTATATATGATTGTTAATATTATAATAACTAAAACAATATATAAATTCTCTCGAAATGTTTCTTGACTTAAATTAATAAATTTACCTGTGCATGCACCTAATAATGCTGAAAATATATATGAAGAATACCGTTTAATTTTGCTTTTCTTAACAAAATTTATCCTTTTAATCAGGCTTCCTTTGCCTTCATAATAGCCCTTCATCCAACCAGTATAAGATAATAGTAAAATTATTATACCAAGTAAAATAATAGGTAATAAAGCTACATAATAATTTTTATCTAAAGACAATAAAATGGATAAGGTAATAAACATAGGTGTTAAAACAACTTGCGTATAAGAATCTCCTAAACCAGCTGCAATACCCATCATTCCTTTTTTTATATACCCAATATCACTGTTTTCATTACTAATTATTTTTTTTTCTTCCAAAGAAATTATATATCCATGAATAGGCGTTCCCATATTTGGTTCAGTATTGAAAAAGTCAGAATATTCATGAATAACTTCAGAAACTTTATTATTACCCTTATACAATTTTTTTGCTATGTTTTTCATACTATGAGCAAATGCCATACCTTGTAATCTGTCATAACTATAACATGAATGAGAAAAGTTCATCCATATAATCCAAGAGTAAACTAAATCCTTTTTATTTATATGTAAACTTTCTTGTTTATAAGTAAACCCTGATATATCTTTTATAATATCTTTATATGATAATATTAATAAAACTACAATTGTGATAAAAAATAAAAAAGAAGAACTTATGTTAAAAAATAATACAATTAGTAAAAAGGAAACAAAAATTAAAATAAAAAGTATTTTTTTCAGATTAAAAATGATATTTATAATAGAACTAAATGTTAATAATATACCCATTATAAAAAATATATTTTTTATACTTTCATAATAAATAAAATTATTTAATATAATCATTGTTCCAATGGAAAATGCAATTACAACAGTACTCATTAAATATAAGAGCAATTGTGGTAATAAACCATTATAAATTGCTATATTTGGATTAAGACCTTTATTATATTTTTTTTCATAAATTTTTACAAAAACTGAATTTATATTTAAACGATATTTCCATATTAAAATACCAAAAAAACCAAAGGGATATGCAATTGCAGCTGATTCAACTGGTGATAATCTAAATATAACAGCAGCAACAGCACTGATAACTGCTGTCAGACATTGATCTCCTTTAAAAGAGCCTCCCGTTGAAACGAAATCTATATATATTAAGTTTACTATAGCTCCTGTTTGTAATCCTGTTGTTATGTCTCCCAGTATCATACCCGCTAACATTCCAGATACTAAAGGTCGATATAATGTATAATATCCAATTCCAAAAGATAATGCAGTACTACTACCCCAAAAATATAAAATACTTATTAAAATAAATTGAAATTCTGTCATGTCTTTACCTATTCTATTATAATAGCTTTGTCATTGGGGAGCATTTGAACTTCTACTCTTATTCCCTTTTCAGACATTCTTTTTAACATATTCAGTTCATTCTCGCTTAAGTGTATAGCATTTTTAAATTTTGTACGATTATGACTGTTACTTATACCCCCAATATTTAATTTACTAATTTTTATACCTAATTTAATTAATTTATCAACATTTTCTATATATCTGCTAAGAATAAAAAGTCTTGAGCCCTCATCATTTAAATTCAAATAATTCCTTGAATCTTCTACAGACAAAACATCCACCTTTACATTATCAGGTGCTGCTTCTTTTATCAACGTTGACATAAACTCATCCTTTGAATATTCATCGTCAACAATTAATATTTCGTCTGCTTTTAAATAAGGTATCCAAGACACTATGACTTGACCATGTAAAAGCCTATCGTCAATTCTTGTCAATAAAATATTTTTCATGTTTCCTCCATAATAATCTAGTCTGTCGAGAATTTATCATTAACAAATACTATGCTTTTCTTACCGTTTTTTATTATTTTTTCCGCAATATCACTTAAACTGTAAGAAGTTCTATTTACAGCTATATCAATAAATAAAGGAAAATTAATTCCTGTTATATGATAAAAATTTCTATTTTTCATTGCTTTTGTAACTGCCATATATGGACTTCCACCATACATGTCAGTAAATACTATTAATTCATCCTTTGATAGTCTCTCTATTACTTCTTCAACTTTTTTAGAAAATTCTTCAAAGCTTTCTCCACGATGAAATGATATGCTTTCTGCATCTTCAACTGTCCCAATTATTAATTCAGAGCTTTTTAATAATTCTTTTCCAAAATCGCCATGTGTAACGAGCAAAATATTAATCATAATATCATCTCCTTAATTTTATATTATTATTATAGCATACAATTTGTATTTTTTGTATTACTATGTTATAATCAGTTAAAAAAATAGGAGTGTCAAATGAGTAAAGAACATTATAAATTTTTTCAAAATCAACAATGTGAATTTTTCCCATGTCATAAAACAAAAAATATAGAAGAATTTAATTGCTTATTTTGTTATTGTCCCTTATATATGCTTAAAGACAACTGTGGGGGTAATTTTATAAAAAACAACGGCATTAAAGACTGCACAAATTGTCTTTTTCCTCACTCAAAAGGAAGTTATGAAAGAATTATGTTAAAAATGAAAGATGTAATAGAAGAAGGTAGCAAATTTTAATTTATTAATTGCTTCTTCCAACCATCTTTTGATAAATATGATAGACTTTCAAATCCTAAGTCAAAAACAAGTTTATACATTTCATCGAAGTTACATGCAATTCCATTAATATCATGAGCATCGGAATTTATTATAATCGGAATTCCTTTTTCTTTTATCATTTTTAAAATAAAAGTTGAAGGATATTGTTCTTTTGTATAACCCCTGGCAATCCCACCTGTATTAACCTCTATAATAGATGAAGTTTTTTTAATAATATTCAAACATTTTTCTATAATTTGAATATACCAGTCAGATTTTTCATCAAATAAAATATTGTTTTTATTGTTTTTCTTAAATAAATCTAAATGTCCTATTATAGGAGGTTCATACTTGACAACCATTTCTGAAATATGATTATAATAAGTTTCCACTGCAAGCTTTGTATTTTCATTAAAACTTTCCTTAATACCAAGTATAAGCTCTTCAATATTATAATCAACCGTCCACATTACACCATTTTTGAAGGTATCTAGATAATGTACAGAACCTATGTAATAATCTAGCCTATCCATTAATTCTATAGAAGTTTCCTCAAATCCGATACCAGGTATATAATCTAATTCCATTCCAACGAAAATTTCGATTGTATCTTTATACTTTTCTTTAAGTAATTCGATTTCAGTAATATATTTCTCAACATTATATTTTTGTATATTCCAATTCGACACAAATTGTGTTGGCCCATGAGAAGAAATACCTATAGATTGCATATTGCTGTTTATTGCAGCTATAACCATATCTTCAGCGCAGTATTTTCCGTCACAATAATTTGTATGTGTATGTAAGTTAGTTAAGTGCATCTTATCACCACCACCAGTATTTTATCTATTAACATAGAAATTATTTTACCTTACTATTTTATACGAAGTTAATAAAATAGTAAAGAAACATTTTTATATTTGATTCACTAATATCATTCTGTTACGTATATTAATTGTAAGAAATCTAATGAAGTTTGGAGGAAAATATGAATTATTCAAAATATAATAACAGAAATAATATGCCACACTATGATTCGTTGCCCTTTAGCAGTTCTGAGAAGAAAACATATATAAGGGATAGATTAAATGCTATGGAAAACACAACAAATGACAGAATGCCTGGTATGCCTGGAATGCCTGGAATGCCTGGAATGTCTGGAATGCCTGGTATGCCTGGTATGCCTAATAATGACCAAAGACCTCGTATTCCTATAAATGGAACTATGCCATTCATGCCAAATGGTGATATGCCTGCCATGCCATATGGACCTAATGGTGATATGCCTTACATGCCTAATAATGATATGCCTGCCATGCCATATGGACCTAATGGTGATATGCCTTACATGCCTAATAATGATATGCCTTATTTACCATATCCAAATGGCGATATGCCTGCTATGCCTTTCATACCTGATAGTGAAATGCCAAATGGTGAAATGCCATCTATGCCTTTTATGCCAAATGGTCCTATGCAAAACGGTCCTATGCCAAATGGCGATATGCCTGCTATGCCTAATGACGGAAATATTTACCCAGGTATGCCTGAAATGCCAAATCAAATGGATTGTCAACAATTGTTGGAATTAATGCAACGTATGAATTGTTTTGAAAATATGGATGAAGAGTAACCTCTTTATAACTTTCTCCCACTTTTATAAGTGGGAGAGCAAGTCGAAATTTATCTATTTTTGTGTATTTCCCGAAAAATAATAGTATAGTATATACTTAATTAAACTAAATTTAATATGTCTACAAAATTTAATAAATTGTACATACACCATTTTTGCATTTCCTGCATATAATGTAAGGTAACTCTGGGGGGTGGTTTTTTTGATTGAAAATGTATTACAGTTAGTGTTACCATTTACAATCTTCATCTTTGGTTATATCACAAGCGGAAGCTCCTTCCCGCAGCCCTTAAACAAAGATGAAGAATTAGAACTAATTTTAAAGTCTAAGGATGGCGATTTAGAAGCTCGAAATACTCTTATAGAAAGAAATCTTCGTTTAGTTGCTCATGTTATAAAGAAATACAAGTCTGTTGGTATAGATCAAGAAGACTTAATTTCTATTGGAACCATTGGTCTAATTAAAGCAGTTTCAACATTTGATAACAATAAAGGAATTAGGTTAGCTACCTATGCAGCAAAATGCATAGACAATGAAGTTCTAATGACTATTAGGAGTGACAAAAAACTAAAAAAAGAAATCTCTCTACAAGGACCATTAGGAACAGACAAAGAAGGTAACAATATTTATCTAATTGATATTATAAAATACGAAGGTGAAGAAATTGTAGGAAGGTTAGATAAAGAAGAAAAAATTAAAACACTACAAAAAATATTAGATAAAACACTGCAAGAAAGAGAAAAAACTATCATTGAATTAAGATATGGCATTAGAAACCACGAACATAAAACACAACGAGAAATAGCAAAACTACTTGGTATTTCTAGGTCTTATGTATCACGAATTGAAAAAAAAGCACTAAAAAAACTCCATGATGCTCTCGTTGTAAATGTTGGTAAATAATACATATTATGTTACAATTTATAAACAAAAGCATTCATTCTATTGAATGCTTTTGTCTAATTACTTTATTTTTAAATTTTTTTTCTTAAAATAAAATATGGTTCTACATCTTGTGATATATCAATCTGTACAATTTGTTGGGCATGTGGCGCTGAATCTATCTTATTTCCTTTTTCATCACATAAATTTTTTGCTATTACTTCAAAATGCTTACCTTTAGGTCCAAAGCACTCTAAAGTATCTCCTTCACTAAATTTATTTCTCTGCTCAACAATAGCAGTACCATCTTTTTTACTATATGACCTAATTATACCAACTACATCATAAGTGCGAATATAACTACTAGATGTATATAACTGTCCATCTTTATAAGGATTTCCAAAATAAAATCCATATGAATAGTCTCTATGAGAAGACTTTTCAAGTTCTTCTTTCCAATATTGTGTATTTCTTTGATTTTCAGGTAATGATAATTCATTTAATGCATTTCTATATGATCGTACAGCTATTGCCGTATAATATTCACTCTTATTTCTTCCCTCTATTTTCATTGCAGTAATTCCTAAATCTGCAAATTTTTGTACATGTTCAACCATACACATATCTTTAGAATTCATTATAAATGTTCCTTCATCATTTTCTTCAATAGGATAGTATTCTCCTGGCCTCTTTTCTTCAACTAAATTATATTTCCATCTGCAAGATTGGGCACAGTCTCCTTTATTTGAGAATCTTCCTGTCATAAAGCTACTTAATAAACATCTGCCAGAATAAGAAATACACATTGCTCCATGAACAAAAGTTTCAAACTCTAAATCTTTAGGTGAATTTTTAATTATTTCTTCTATTTCTACAAAAGATAACTCTCTAGCTAACACTATACGATTAACACCTTGTTTATACCAAAATCTAGCAGTTTGATAATTTGTTGTATTTGCTTGAGTACTAAGGTGAATTTTCATATCAGGTATCGTTTGTTTTATTATTTCTATTATCCCTGGATCTGCAACTATTAATGCATCTACTCCTATTTTTTGTAAATATTTAAGGTATTCTTCAATTCCTTTTAAATCCTCATTATGAGGAACTATATTAACTGTTATATTTGATTTTCTACCATACTTATGGCAGTATTCTACTCCATTTTCTAAATCTTTACTAGTAAAGTTTTTGCCTCCTGCTCTCATTCCCATTGATTTACCAGCAAAATAGACTTCATCTGCCCCATATTCTACGGCCATAACTAATTTATCAATATTTCCTGCAGGTGCTAATAATTTTGGTAACATATTTTCTCCTTTTTATTTACTTAATTAATGTAACTGCCAATCCGTCTCCTAAGGGTAAAACAGATGTTATATATCTATTATCCTGTGAAATATACTTTAAATAATCTCTTAAATTTCTAACTAAAGTTTTTTTTCTTCTAACGACCAAATCATCATTTGCTATCATTCCTTGATATAATACGTTATCTGAAAGTACTATAGCACCTGATTTCATCTTTTTACAACATTTATCAAAAAAGGTACCATAATAACTTTTTGCTGCATCAATAAAAGCTAAATCAAAAGTACCGTCAATTGTATCTAACAAATCAACAGCATCACCATAGTGAACTTTTATATTATTTTCAAGATTAAATTTTTTAACATTCTCTATAGCTTCATTATAAAATTTTTCGCTTCTTTCTAATGTAACAACTTTCCCTTCATTATTCATTTCATGACTCATAAAAATTGATGAATAACCGACATTAGTTCCAATCTCAATTATACTTTTAGCATTTATTTGTTTTATTATAAGTTTAATAAATTGACCTACTTCTTTGTGTATTATCGGTAATTTCCTTTTTTCACATTCCTTTCTAAATTGTTCTAACTTATCGTCCTCATTTTTAATAAGACTCTTAATATAATCATCTATATATTCCATATTAATATTTTCCATATTGTTTCCTTTTTATTTTTTCATACCACTAATTTTTACAGATTTTTAAAATTTCATCACTGCATGTACTTATCCTTTGCTGCTAAATGGTCATCATAGTTATTTGAAAAATGATGTGTTCCATCTCCCTTAGCGACAAAATATAAGTAATCTACTTCAGCAGGCTCAAGAACAGCCTTAATCGAAATTTTACCTGGTGAATTTATTGGAGTTGGTGGCAATCCTTCTAAGAGATATGTATTGAATGGAGAATCAACTGCAATATCTTCAAGAGTAAGATATTCTTTCCATTCACCAAGGGCATAATTAACTGTAGCGCAAGATTGAAGTTTCATATTTATATCTAATCGATTTAAAAAAGTTGCTGCAACTTCATCTCTTTCTTCGTCAAGTAAAGCTTCTTTTTCTACTATACTTGCTAAATTAATAGTTTCCTCAAAATTTAACTTAGAATTTTCAAGTAAAGGTTTAATTTCTTCTAAATAAAAACTATCAAATTGAGATAAAAGAAATCTTACTATATCTTCTTCTGAAAAGTTTACATATACATTATATGTATCAGGCATTAAATATCCTTGAAGATTTGTTATATCCTGATTATCCAACATAAATTGAAATTCATCATTAAACATTTCTCCATGTTCCATAATATTTACAAGTTCATCAAAATTCAATCCTAACTGTTCAGAAATTGACATTGCAGTGTCTTCAATAGTTAAACCTTCTATAATAGTAATATTTGCAGTATTTCCTGAAATGCCTCCTTTTATGAGTTCTTCTAATATTTTATCAACATTCATTTCCCTAGAAAGCACATAATCTCCTGCTTTCAACTTACTGTCAGCACCTGTTTTATTAGCATAATATTTAAATATCCGTTTATCT
This region includes:
- a CDS encoding histidinol-phosphatase; this translates as MHLTNLHTHTNYCDGKYCAEDMVIAAINSNMQSIGISSHGPTQFVSNWNIQKYNVEKYITEIELLKEKYKDTIEIFVGMELDYIPGIGFEETSIELMDRLDYYIGSVHYLDTFKNGVMWTVDYNIEELILGIKESFNENTKLAVETYYNHISEMVVKYEPPIIGHLDLFKKNNKNNILFDEKSDWYIQIIEKCLNIIKKTSSIIEVNTGGIARGYTKEQYPSTFILKMIKEKGIPIIINSDAHDINGIACNFDEMYKLVFDLGFESLSYLSKDGWKKQLIN
- a CDS encoding RidA family protein: MSIEVIQTKNAPAAVGPYSQGIKAGNTIYVSGQLPINPYTGDLYKGNDIKEETKISLQNIQAILQESGASLKDVVKCTVYIKNMDQFGLINEMYGEFFKDHKPARVCVEVARLPKDANIEIDAIAVM
- a CDS encoding PTS sugar transporter subunit IIB, with the protein product MKNILLTRIDDRLLHGQVIVSWIPYLKADEILIVDDEYSKDEFMSTLIKEAAPDNVKVDVLSVEDSRNYLNLNDEGSRLFILSRYIENVDKLIKLGIKISKLNIGGISNSHNRTKFKNAIHLSENELNMLKRMSEKGIRVEVQMLPNDKAIIIE
- a CDS encoding PTS sugar transporter subunit IIA: MINILLVTHGDFGKELLKSSELIIGTVEDAESISFHRGESFEEFSKKVEEVIERLSKDELIVFTDMYGGSPYMAVTKAMKNRNFYHITGINFPLFIDIAVNRTSYSLSDIAEKIIKNGKKSIVFVNDKFSTD
- a CDS encoding cysteine-rich small domain-containing protein — encoded protein: MSKEHYKFFQNQQCEFFPCHKTKNIEEFNCLFCYCPLYMLKDNCGGNFIKNNGIKDCTNCLFPHSKGSYERIMLKMKDVIEEGSKF
- a CDS encoding PTS system mannose/fructose/sorbose family transporter subunit IID, with protein sequence MTEFQFILISILYFWGSSTALSFGIGYYTLYRPLVSGMLAGMILGDITTGLQTGAIVNLIYIDFVSTGGSFKGDQCLTAVISAVAAVIFRLSPVESAAIAYPFGFFGILIWKYRLNINSVFVKIYEKKYNKGLNPNIAIYNGLLPQLLLYLMSTVVIAFSIGTMIILNNFIYYESIKNIFFIMGILLTFSSIINIIFNLKKILFILIFVSFLLIVLFFNISSSFLFFITIVVLLILSYKDIIKDISGFTYKQESLHINKKDLVYSWIIWMNFSHSCYSYDRLQGMAFAHSMKNIAKKLYKGNNKVSEVIHEYSDFFNTEPNMGTPIHGYIISLEEKKIISNENSDIGYIKKGMMGIAAGLGDSYTQVVLTPMFITLSILLSLDKNYYVALLPIILLGIIILLLSYTGWMKGYYEGKGSLIKRINFVKKSKIKRYSSYIFSALLGACTGKFINLSQETFRENLYIVLVIIILTIIYTIYLIGKHMRS
- a CDS encoding peptidase U32 family protein gives rise to the protein MLPKLLAPAGNIDKLVMAVEYGADEVYFAGKSMGMRAGGKNFTSKDLENGVEYCHKYGRKSNITVNIVPHNEDLKGIEEYLKYLQKIGVDALIVADPGIIEIIKQTIPDMKIHLSTQANTTNYQTARFWYKQGVNRIVLARELSFVEIEEIIKNSPKDLEFETFVHGAMCISYSGRCLLSSFMTGRFSNKGDCAQSCRWKYNLVEEKRPGEYYPIEENDEGTFIMNSKDMCMVEHVQKFADLGITAMKIEGRNKSEYYTAIAVRSYRNALNELSLPENQRNTQYWKEELEKSSHRDYSYGFYFGNPYKDGQLYTSSSYIRTYDVVGIIRSYSKKDGTAIVEQRNKFSEGDTLECFGPKGKHFEVIAKNLCDEKGNKIDSAPHAQQIVQIDISQDVEPYFILRKKI
- a CDS encoding O-methyltransferase codes for the protein MENINMEYIDDYIKSLIKNEDDKLEQFRKECEKRKLPIIHKEVGQFIKLIIKQINAKSIIEIGTNVGYSSIFMSHEMNNEGKVVTLERSEKFYNEAIENVKKFNLENNIKVHYGDAVDLLDTIDGTFDLAFIDAAKSYYGTFFDKCCKKMKSGAIVLSDNVLYQGMIANDDLVVRRKKTLVRNLRDYLKYISQDNRYITSVLPLGDGLAVTLIK
- the sigK gene encoding RNA polymerase sporulation sigma factor SigK, whose protein sequence is MIENVLQLVLPFTIFIFGYITSGSSFPQPLNKDEELELILKSKDGDLEARNTLIERNLRLVAHVIKKYKSVGIDQEDLISIGTIGLIKAVSTFDNNKGIRLATYAAKCIDNEVLMTIRSDKKLKKEISLQGPLGTDKEGNNIYLIDIIKYEGEEIVGRLDKEEKIKTLQKILDKTLQEREKTIIELRYGIRNHEHKTQREIAKLLGISRSYVSRIEKKALKKLHDALVVNVGK
- the mltG gene encoding endolytic transglycosylase MltG — its product is MKKIITFLVILVVIIGSYIIVNNYIDANLQAVDSNDNAKIIVEIPQGSSTSGIAEILYDNNLIRDKRIFKYYANKTGADSKLKAGDYVLSREMNVDKILEELIKGGISGNTANITIIEGLTIEDTAMSISEQLGLNFDELVNIMEHGEMFNDEFQFMLDNQDITNLQGYLMPDTYNVYVNFSEEDIVRFLLSQFDSFYLEEIKPLLENSKLNFEETINLASIVEKEALLDEERDEVAATFLNRLDINMKLQSCATVNYALGEWKEYLTLEDIAVDSPFNTYLLEGLPPTPINSPGKISIKAVLEPAEVDYLYFVAKGDGTHHFSNNYDDHLAAKDKYMQ
- the rsfS gene encoding ribosome silencing factor; the encoded protein is MNLDDKKRIEVILNACDNKKAYNFVVLDVSKISSITDYFIICSGNNERQTVAIADEVLDRGLKEGMNFYHKEGFETGRWILLETDNIIVHIFHREERDIYDLESLWLDNNSLDVEQYGIKNWK
- the nadD gene encoding nicotinate-nucleotide adenylyltransferase, with amino-acid sequence MKNKRIGIMGGTFDPIHFGHLVIANEVLNIYNLEKIIFIPAGNPPHKNGIGASSYDRYLMTNLAIVTNDKFTVSDIEINKPGKSYTLNTIVELQKHYKNTEFYFITGMDAIIEISTWYKPETLLKLCKFIAVSRPGNNKNEVELKINEIKEKYKANIEILQVPMLQISSTDIRQRFKYGKTSKYLLPEIVEQYIIKNSIYTLNNNDIEQIKIKLKSITTSKVFNHCVRTMEEAEKLAVKYNEDINKSKLAGLLHDCAKSKKAGDNISHSKDGAELAKDFFNVYDENVLNAIKCHTTGKESMNTLEKIIFIADKIEQSRNYEGVEELRKIAYEDLDKAIVKSLENTINYVKKRNFELDEESLKALKYLKKGGKI